One genomic segment of Streptomyces sp. RerS4 includes these proteins:
- a CDS encoding serine hydrolase domain-containing protein — MREQSSQRLRFSRRQQGGRRGTVRAAAVALTVGVMSMGALAPPAAFAAPRPDTVQQGLNALVRTDGLPAALASVTDREGRTRTYTAGVGDLATGSKVPVDGQMRMGSNTKTFTAVVALQLVGEGKIDLDASVDTYLPGLVRGDGIDGRHIKVRQLLQHTSGLPEYGDDIPDDTLQHRYFEPRDLLDIAFRNKADFAPGEKWAYSNTNYVVAGLIIQKITGRPLAEEVDRRIVKRIGLRHTYFPVAGDRSIREPHPKGYGQDSPGAPMRDYTEIDPSAGWAAGQMISTDSDLNRFFSALLAGRLLPAAQLAQMRTTVPIGDTGAGYGLGLMSRPLSCGGVYWGHGGDIAGFETRGGVTDDGRAANVTVTSVPIDDAVRKRVESLVDTALCR; from the coding sequence ATGCGTGAGCAGTCATCGCAAAGGCTTCGCTTTTCCAGGCGGCAGCAAGGCGGCCGGCGCGGAACCGTGCGGGCCGCGGCGGTCGCGTTGACCGTCGGCGTCATGTCGATGGGTGCCCTGGCGCCGCCCGCGGCGTTCGCCGCGCCCAGGCCGGACACCGTGCAGCAAGGCCTGAACGCGCTGGTGCGTACCGATGGCCTGCCGGCCGCGCTGGCGAGCGTCACGGACCGCGAAGGTCGCACCCGTACCTACACCGCGGGGGTCGGCGATCTGGCCACCGGCTCGAAGGTGCCCGTGGACGGTCAGATGCGGATGGGCAGCAACACCAAGACGTTCACCGCGGTCGTGGCACTGCAACTGGTGGGTGAAGGGAAGATCGACCTCGATGCCTCGGTCGACACCTATCTGCCGGGCCTCGTACGCGGGGACGGGATCGACGGACGTCACATCAAAGTCCGTCAGCTCCTGCAACACACCAGCGGACTGCCCGAATACGGGGATGACATCCCCGACGACACGCTTCAGCACCGGTACTTCGAACCCCGCGATCTGCTCGACATCGCCTTCCGAAACAAAGCCGACTTCGCCCCCGGTGAGAAATGGGCGTACAGCAATACGAACTACGTGGTGGCCGGCCTCATCATCCAGAAGATCACCGGTCGCCCCCTCGCCGAGGAGGTGGATCGGCGCATCGTCAAGCGCATCGGGCTGCGCCACACCTACTTCCCCGTTGCAGGTGACAGGTCCATCCGAGAACCCCACCCCAAGGGCTACGGACAGGATTCTCCAGGCGCGCCCATGCGCGATTACACGGAGATAGACCCCTCTGCGGGCTGGGCGGCAGGCCAGATGATCTCCACCGACTCCGACCTCAATCGGTTCTTCAGCGCGCTCCTGGCCGGCCGCCTCCTTCCGGCGGCCCAACTCGCGCAGATGCGCACCACCGTCCCGATCGGGGACACCGGCGCAGGCTACGGGCTGGGGCTGATGAGCAGGCCGCTGTCGTGCGGTGGTGTCTATTGGGGCCACGGCGGTGATATCGCGGGATTCGAGACGCGCGGTGGAGTCACCGACGACGGCCGCGCCGCCAACGTCACTGTGACCAGCGTCCCGATCGACGACGCCGTCAGGAAGCGCGTCGAGAGCCTGGTGGACACGGCCCTGTGCCGCTGA
- a CDS encoding calcium-binding protein — MTHAHLKPERRRRRRGGTAGVAAAALGLALVLALPGAALAAPGDLDPTFGSDGRVTTPFPEPVSGNDIARQSDGKLVVVGASGAGFALARYDTNGGLDPAFAGDGTVTSDFGGGSHTANAVAIQPSDGKIVVAGTTEVIAEEGGGCCFFSVARYHTDGSLDTGFGDGGLVRVEEFGGSADGADVAVQSDGRIIAAGKGGGGGFALVRLDTNGNLDPSLGGDGAVVAGFTPTSPQDGGGIARGMALQPDGKIVSVGYVGNTAFDIGVARYLPDGTLDSTFSGDGMVTADFGGTEFGNAVAVQPDGKIVAAGSGGAGFALLRYNADGSPDTGFGAGGRTSVNFPGDGGIARAMALQPNGKIILAGQADDPNSSEGTDFGLVRFNPNGTVDTGFGGDGFVLTGFLDFDEARGVLVQPDGNIVAAGHASGLAFALARYQGGDGTPPQQPIADLSVTKTGTGTLSIGDRATYTVTVSNSATSTATATGVTLSDTLSGAGVSLTSAAASQGTCTTTATGATCALGSLAPGASATVTVTAEPRATGTVTNTATASAGQQDPTTPNNTATWTTSVNNARGCTIIGTSGADTLNGGYVTDVICALGGNDTVRASYGNDTVHGGFGNDNIDGGFGDDTLNGGPGNDTLIGYYGNDRLTTTDGVAGNDTANGGAGTDACTTDPGDIRISCP; from the coding sequence ATGACCCACGCACACCTGAAGCCGGAGCGGCGGCGCCGCCGACGGGGCGGGACGGCCGGTGTGGCGGCCGCCGCGCTCGGCTTGGCCCTCGTACTCGCCCTGCCCGGCGCGGCGCTGGCCGCACCCGGAGATCTGGATCCGACCTTCGGTTCCGATGGCCGGGTGACCACCCCCTTCCCTGAACCCGTGTCAGGCAACGACATCGCGCGCCAGTCCGACGGCAAGCTGGTCGTGGTGGGCGCGAGCGGGGCCGGTTTCGCGCTCGCGCGGTACGACACCAACGGCGGCCTCGACCCCGCTTTCGCCGGCGACGGTACGGTGACCAGTGACTTCGGCGGCGGCAGCCACACGGCCAACGCGGTGGCGATCCAGCCCTCGGACGGGAAGATCGTCGTGGCGGGTACCACCGAGGTGATCGCGGAGGAGGGCGGCGGTTGCTGCTTCTTCTCCGTGGCCCGCTACCACACCGACGGCAGTCTCGACACGGGCTTCGGCGACGGCGGCCTGGTCCGGGTCGAGGAGTTCGGCGGCTCCGCCGATGGCGCGGACGTGGCGGTACAGTCCGACGGCAGGATCATCGCCGCGGGCAAGGGCGGCGGGGGCGGCTTCGCGCTCGTCCGCCTCGACACGAACGGGAACCTGGACCCGAGCCTGGGCGGCGACGGCGCGGTGGTCGCCGGGTTCACCCCCACCTCGCCCCAGGACGGCGGCGGCATCGCCCGCGGCATGGCCCTCCAGCCGGACGGCAAGATCGTCTCGGTCGGCTACGTCGGCAACACGGCCTTCGACATCGGCGTGGCCCGCTACCTGCCCGACGGCACCCTCGACTCCACTTTCAGCGGTGACGGCATGGTGACCGCGGACTTCGGCGGCACCGAGTTCGGCAACGCCGTGGCGGTACAGCCGGACGGCAAGATCGTCGCCGCGGGTTCCGGCGGCGCCGGCTTCGCCCTCCTGCGCTACAACGCCGACGGCAGCCCGGACACCGGCTTCGGCGCCGGCGGGCGCACCTCGGTCAACTTCCCCGGTGACGGCGGCATCGCCCGCGCCATGGCCCTCCAGCCGAACGGCAAGATCATCCTCGCCGGGCAGGCCGACGACCCGAACAGCTCCGAGGGCACCGACTTCGGCCTCGTCCGCTTCAACCCCAACGGCACCGTGGACACCGGCTTCGGCGGCGACGGCTTCGTCCTCACCGGGTTCCTGGACTTCGACGAGGCCCGCGGCGTGCTCGTCCAGCCGGACGGCAACATCGTCGCGGCGGGTCACGCGTCGGGCCTCGCGTTCGCCCTCGCCCGCTACCAGGGTGGCGACGGCACGCCCCCGCAGCAGCCGATCGCGGACCTGTCGGTGACGAAGACCGGTACGGGCACCCTGAGCATCGGCGACCGCGCCACATACACGGTGACGGTCTCCAACTCCGCGACCTCCACCGCCACCGCGACCGGCGTCACCCTGTCGGACACGCTCTCCGGAGCCGGTGTCAGCCTGACCTCGGCCGCAGCCTCTCAGGGCACGTGCACCACCACCGCGACGGGCGCCACCTGCGCGCTCGGCTCCCTGGCCCCGGGCGCGAGCGCGACGGTCACGGTGACGGCCGAGCCCAGGGCCACCGGCACGGTCACGAACACGGCCACCGCGAGCGCCGGCCAGCAGGACCCCACGACCCCCAACAACACGGCCACCTGGACCACCTCGGTGAACAACGCCCGAGGCTGCACGATCATCGGCACCAGCGGCGCCGACACCTTGAACGGCGGCTACGTCACCGACGTGATCTGCGCCCTCGGCGGAAACGACACCGTCCGCGCGAGCTACGGAAACGACACCGTCCACGGCGGCTTCGGAAACGACAACATCGACGGCGGCTTCGGCGACGACACTCTGAACGGCGGTCCCGGCAACGACACCCTGATCGGCTACTACGGCAACGACCGCCTCACCACCACCGACGGCGTCGCCGGCAACGACACCGCCAACGGCGGAGCCGGTACCGACGCCTGCACCACCGACCCGGGCGACATCCGCATCAGCTGCCCCTGA
- a CDS encoding class I SAM-dependent methyltransferase, which translates to MQSFVQRLLTKGFGLPSGPLGRVGGRLMAHGNAATERHVVELAGPTEQEVVLVVGPGPGVGLEAAALRSAHVIGIDPSDVMLAMARRRCASLIDRGRLRLAVATAARTGEADASVDVVISVNNLQLWPDVPAGLTELHRVLRPGGRILLAAHEKWLPTDLATLTNALETAGFTSVRTRTWNPPTRMASTSALLSAVRV; encoded by the coding sequence GTGCAGAGCTTCGTCCAGCGTCTCCTGACCAAGGGGTTCGGCCTGCCCAGCGGGCCGCTCGGCCGGGTCGGTGGCCGCCTCATGGCGCACGGCAACGCCGCCACCGAACGGCACGTCGTCGAGCTGGCCGGGCCCACGGAGCAGGAGGTCGTCCTGGTCGTCGGGCCCGGCCCCGGGGTGGGACTCGAAGCCGCGGCCCTACGCTCCGCCCACGTGATCGGCATCGACCCGTCCGACGTCATGCTCGCCATGGCCCGCCGCCGGTGCGCGTCCCTGATCGACAGGGGCCGCCTCCGCCTCGCCGTCGCCACCGCCGCCCGAACCGGCGAGGCCGATGCCTCCGTCGACGTCGTGATCTCCGTCAACAACCTCCAGCTGTGGCCCGACGTGCCCGCCGGCCTGACCGAGCTCCACCGCGTCCTGCGCCCCGGAGGCCGCATCCTCCTCGCCGCCCACGAGAAGTGGCTCCCCACCGACCTCGCCACCCTCACCAACGCCCTCGAAACGGCCGGCTTCACCTCCGTCCGCACCCGAACCTGGAACCCCCCGACCCGCATGGCCTCGACATCGGCCCTCCTGAGCGCGGTACGCGTCTAA
- a CDS encoding RidA family protein: MAITFVNPDGLPEIPVYRQVSIATGSKLVFIAGQVAWGADGVTVGEGDLAAQVEQCYVNIATALAGAGGSFDDVAKLTVYVVDWTPDKMPLLLEGIDRAAAKLGVTPVPPATLLGVAALDVPEHLIEIEATAVID; the protein is encoded by the coding sequence ATGGCCATCACCTTCGTGAACCCCGACGGATTGCCCGAGATCCCCGTCTACCGGCAGGTGTCGATCGCGACCGGATCGAAGCTGGTCTTCATCGCCGGGCAGGTCGCCTGGGGCGCCGACGGCGTCACGGTCGGTGAGGGGGACCTCGCCGCGCAGGTCGAGCAGTGCTACGTCAACATCGCCACCGCCCTGGCCGGCGCCGGCGGCTCCTTCGACGACGTGGCGAAACTGACGGTCTACGTCGTCGACTGGACCCCCGACAAGATGCCCCTGCTCCTGGAGGGCATCGACAGGGCGGCCGCGAAGCTCGGCGTCACCCCCGTCCCGCCGGCCACACTGCTGGGCGTCGCGGCCCTCGACGTCCCCGAGCACCTGATCGAGATCGAGGCCACGGCGGTCATCGACTGA
- a CDS encoding helix-turn-helix domain-containing protein, which produces MGTKQISDAIDEADLRRADSLGREIFSDVANKWALLIIEALGERTLRFSELRDEVEGISHKMLTQNLRMLERNGLAARKVHPTVPPKVEYTLTEPGQALRATVDGMCDWTHRYIGHIEAARTRFDA; this is translated from the coding sequence ATGGGAACCAAGCAGATCAGCGACGCGATCGACGAAGCGGACCTGAGGCGTGCGGACTCCCTGGGACGGGAGATCTTCTCCGACGTCGCCAACAAGTGGGCGCTCCTCATCATCGAGGCCCTGGGCGAGCGCACCCTGCGCTTCAGCGAGCTGCGCGACGAGGTCGAGGGCATCAGCCACAAGATGCTCACCCAGAACCTCCGCATGCTGGAACGCAACGGCCTGGCCGCACGCAAGGTGCACCCCACCGTGCCGCCGAAGGTCGAATACACCCTGACGGAGCCGGGCCAGGCCCTCCGCGCCACGGTCGACGGCATGTGCGACTGGACCCACCGCTACATCGGCCACATAGAGGCCGCCCGCACCCGCTTCGACGCCTGA